A genomic window from Oryctolagus cuniculus chromosome 12, mOryCun1.1, whole genome shotgun sequence includes:
- the LOC100345356 gene encoding olfactory receptor 4F3/4F16/4F29-like, with the protein MDVANHSVVSEFVLLGLTNSWEIQLLLFVFSSMFYVASMTGNSLIVFTVASDPHLHSPMYFLLANLSFTDLGVSSVSSPKMIYDLFRKHKVISFGGCIAQIFFIHVIGGVEMVLLIAMAFDRYVAICKPLHYLTIMNPRMCVFFLVAAWVIGLLHSVVQLVFVVNLPFCGPHVLDSFYCDLPRFIRLACTDTYQLEFMVMANSGFISVASFLLLIISYVVIMLTVHKHSSAGSSKALSTLSAHISVVVLFFGPLIFFYTWPSPSTHLDKFLAFFDAVLTPVLNPMIYTFRNQEMKAAMRRVCRQLVSYRKIS; encoded by the coding sequence ATGGATGTTGCAAATCACTCTGTTGTGTCAGAATTTGTGTTGCTGGGACTCACCAATTCCTGGGAGATCCAActtcttctctttgtattttcCTCCATGTTTTATGTGGCAAGCATGACAGGAAACTCCCTCATTGTGTTCACGGTAGCTTCTGACCCTCACTTGCACTCCCCCATGTACTTTCTGTTGGCCAATCTCTCTTTCACTGACTTGGGTGTTTCTTCTGTAAGTTCTCCTAAGATGATTTATGACCTCTTCAGAAAGCACAAAGTCATCTCCTTTGGAGGTTGCATTGCTCAGATCTTCTTCATCCATGTCATCGGTGGTGTGGAGATGGTGCTGCTCATAGCCATGGCCTTTGACAGATACGTGGCCATTTGTAAACCCCTGCATTATCTGACTATTATGAACCCACGAATGTGTGTCTTCTTTTTAGTGGCTGCCTGGGTGATTGGCCTTCTGCACTCTGTGGTTCAGTTGGTTTTTGTAGTAAACCTGCCCTTTTGTGGTCCTCATGTGTTGGACAGCTTCTACTGTGACCTTCCTCGGTTCATCAGACTTGCCTGCACAGACACCTACCAACTGGAATTCATGGTCATGGCCAACAGTGGGTTCATCTCGGTGGCCTCCTTCCTCCTACTGATCATTTCCTATGTTGTCATCATGCTCACTGTTCACAAAcactcatccgctggttcatccaaGGCTTTGTCCACACTTTCAGCTCACATCAGTGTGGTAGTCTTGTTCTTTGGTCCACTGATATTCTTCTATACCTGGCCATCTCCTTCCACACACCTGGATAAGTTTCTTGCCTTCTTTGATGCAGTTCTCACTCCTGTTTTGAATCCTATGATTTACACATTCAGGAATCAAGAAATGAAGGCAGCGATGAGGAGAGTGTGTAGACAGCTAGTGAGTTACAGGAAGATCTCCTAA